The Pantoea phytobeneficialis genome has a segment encoding these proteins:
- a CDS encoding phage tail length tape measure family protein, with product MAQSVGDLVVNLDLNSSSFTEQTAFVRKQFVGMGKDSDAAGKAGQDAFSKQELAAKRAGISVGQYKAAMRTLPAQFTDIATQLAGGQSPWLILLQQGGQIKDSFGGLRPTFSALFGAINPVMAGVVGLTAAAGALAYSFATGQAVTSEFNKALVMTGDRAGQTANNLLFISESAEKAGSSFSGATAAVTALAQAGANLGSDYQVVAESISSLSDATGAKVADLAAVFGRITSDPTSGLTAMAKQYGNVTAQQLDYVKSLQDAGKYTDALSYANGIAAQGFKTMAGDIQNNMGTLETAADSVGNAFKSMWNALLDIGRAKSLQSQLADATDKLYELDQALRSTSAQGQQRVGLENARDLARQQVSSLTDQLHAEQQKTEEKQKQATLEQSSLLNQQHFQSISDAGLTKEQQRTAEYQRLNQYISERRKLNQALSDEEIAQIKKGIEEKYKDPKTTKQKGYSVSAGDQAADSVNAETLALQTQLKVLQQHAGINDTISQQRKTLWETEAKFSVLEEAAKNRALSKDEQSLLASKDKVLAQAEVNARLGDQIVAQQALAKLQEDLRGKEEKTLSITKQRLDLLDRLKAEGGISQADYDKTSRDVASKSLTDLPKDVQRSVRKSSEFGGTLSGTFAGDANQLSQLDQQSSELEKWYQSNLASLAQYRQQRSDLNVQWDAQEEALRKKHSQAEQSIEDQKNKIISSATQSSLDSVVDITRTAFGEKSAIYKAAFIADKAYAIAQSMVAIQTGIAQAAANPFPYNLVAMASVAAATASIVSNIQSVALTGMAHDGIDAVPETGTWLLQKGERVMTAQTSAKLDSTLESLRGQQQAKAGENAFHYSPTIQVNGDPDQRTMQMIQDAVAQGGKETYQLVTDHIATGRGRVSKALAAGWSNKRRTG from the coding sequence ATGGCCCAGTCAGTGGGTGATCTGGTCGTCAATCTCGATCTTAATTCCTCATCCTTTACTGAGCAGACAGCTTTTGTACGCAAACAGTTTGTCGGTATGGGTAAGGATTCTGACGCAGCAGGAAAGGCCGGTCAGGATGCATTCAGTAAGCAGGAGCTGGCCGCAAAACGCGCCGGGATATCCGTAGGTCAATATAAGGCAGCTATGCGCACGCTGCCTGCACAGTTCACCGACATCGCGACTCAGTTAGCGGGGGGCCAGAGTCCCTGGCTTATTCTGTTGCAGCAGGGCGGCCAGATCAAAGACTCTTTCGGCGGTCTGCGCCCGACTTTTAGCGCGCTGTTTGGGGCCATCAATCCGGTTATGGCCGGTGTTGTTGGGCTGACAGCAGCAGCCGGTGCACTGGCTTACTCTTTTGCCACCGGTCAGGCGGTTACCAGTGAGTTTAATAAAGCCCTGGTCATGACGGGCGACCGTGCCGGTCAGACTGCCAACAATCTGTTATTTATTTCTGAGTCAGCCGAAAAAGCGGGCAGCTCGTTCAGTGGTGCTACCGCAGCTGTTACTGCTCTTGCCCAGGCAGGGGCCAATCTGGGGAGTGATTATCAGGTAGTCGCTGAATCCATTTCCTCGCTGTCAGATGCAACCGGCGCTAAGGTTGCCGATTTGGCTGCGGTTTTTGGCCGGATAACATCAGACCCGACCAGCGGTCTGACTGCAATGGCGAAGCAGTACGGTAACGTTACTGCTCAGCAGCTGGATTACGTCAAATCCCTTCAGGACGCCGGTAAGTATACCGACGCCCTCAGTTATGCCAATGGTATTGCTGCACAGGGATTTAAGACAATGGCCGGTGATATCCAGAACAATATGGGTACGCTGGAAACAGCTGCTGACAGCGTCGGTAACGCCTTCAAATCCATGTGGAATGCGCTGCTTGATATTGGCCGTGCCAAATCACTTCAGTCACAACTGGCGGATGCCACAGATAAGCTCTATGAGCTTGATCAGGCTCTGCGATCTACCAGCGCACAGGGTCAGCAGCGTGTGGGTCTGGAAAATGCGCGCGATCTGGCCCGGCAGCAGGTGTCATCGTTAACTGACCAGCTTCATGCCGAACAGCAGAAAACGGAGGAAAAGCAGAAGCAGGCCACGCTTGAACAAAGCTCGCTGTTAAATCAGCAGCATTTTCAGTCCATCTCTGATGCCGGTCTGACAAAGGAACAGCAGCGCACCGCTGAATATCAGCGTCTGAATCAGTATATTTCTGAGCGCAGAAAACTTAATCAGGCGCTGAGCGATGAGGAAATCGCGCAGATTAAAAAGGGGATTGAAGAGAAGTATAAGGACCCCAAGACAACAAAACAGAAAGGATACAGCGTTTCAGCCGGTGATCAGGCTGCTGACAGTGTAAATGCTGAAACCCTGGCGTTGCAGACCCAGCTGAAGGTGCTCCAGCAGCATGCCGGTATCAATGACACCATCAGCCAGCAACGTAAAACCCTGTGGGAAACCGAAGCGAAATTTTCTGTACTGGAAGAGGCAGCGAAAAACCGTGCCCTGAGCAAAGACGAGCAGTCATTGCTTGCCAGTAAAGATAAAGTCCTGGCGCAGGCAGAGGTTAATGCACGTCTTGGTGACCAGATTGTAGCGCAGCAGGCGCTGGCTAAGCTCCAGGAAGACCTGCGCGGTAAAGAAGAGAAAACGCTCAGCATCACCAAACAGCGGCTTGATTTACTGGATCGCCTGAAAGCAGAGGGTGGCATATCGCAGGCAGATTACGATAAAACCTCTCGGGATGTGGCGAGTAAATCCCTTACGGATTTGCCTAAAGACGTTCAGCGTTCTGTGAGGAAATCCAGCGAATTTGGCGGCACGCTGTCGGGTACGTTTGCCGGAGATGCCAACCAGTTATCGCAACTGGATCAGCAATCCTCAGAGCTGGAAAAATGGTATCAGAGCAACCTGGCCTCGCTCGCACAGTACAGGCAGCAGCGTTCCGATCTCAATGTTCAGTGGGATGCGCAGGAAGAGGCACTGCGTAAGAAGCACTCACAGGCCGAGCAGAGCATTGAAGATCAGAAAAATAAAATCATCAGCAGCGCCACGCAGTCCAGTCTGGACTCTGTTGTGGATATCACACGCACGGCATTTGGCGAGAAATCAGCAATCTACAAAGCAGCTTTTATTGCGGATAAAGCCTATGCAATTGCTCAGTCTATGGTCGCTATCCAGACAGGCATCGCTCAGGCAGCGGCAAATCCGTTCCCCTACAACCTGGTCGCAATGGCCTCTGTGGCCGCAGCCACGGCAAGTATTGTTTCAAATATCCAGTCAGTGGCGCTGACGGGGATGGCGCATGACGGTATTGATGCTGTGCCGGAAACAGGCACATGGTTGCTGCAAAAAGGTGAACGGGTGATGACAGCTCAGACATCTGCAAAACTGGACTCCACTCTGGAGAGTCTGCGCGGTCAGCAGCAGGCAAAGGCTGGCGAAAATGCATTCCATTATTCACCGACCATCCAGGTAAATGGAGACCCGGACCAGCGCACAATGCAGATGATTCAGGACGCTGTTGCGCAGGGTGGCAAAGAGACCTACCAACTGGTTACGGATCATATTGCGACCGGTCGGGGGAGAGTATCAAAGGCATTAGCAGCAGGATGGTCCAATAAAAGGAGAACAGGTTAA
- a CDS encoding DUF1833 family protein — translation MTVLNRLYASSGNEVIIETLEISIGDEVHYLCKGYEDITAVTEDGDTVTFKACAIDIALPARNSDGTQDLQFAISNIEGVVSTAIRAALDNLSSATLKYRNFISTDLSAPASKPYTLAVKSGSWTALKVQIKAGYMNILDTAWPRNRYTLPYYPGLRYIS, via the coding sequence ATGACGGTGCTTAACCGGCTTTATGCCTCATCCGGTAATGAAGTCATCATTGAAACACTGGAAATCAGTATCGGTGATGAGGTCCATTATCTTTGTAAAGGTTATGAGGACATTACGGCAGTGACCGAGGATGGCGATACTGTAACATTCAAGGCATGCGCTATTGATATAGCCCTTCCGGCAAGAAACAGTGATGGTACTCAGGATTTACAGTTTGCCATCAGTAATATCGAAGGTGTGGTATCCACAGCAATCCGAGCAGCGCTGGATAACCTGAGCAGCGCCACGCTCAAGTATCGCAATTTCATCTCGACTGACCTCAGTGCACCTGCATCCAAACCCTACACACTGGCTGTGAAATCTGGTTCCTGGACGGCTTTGAAGGTGCAGATTAAGGCAGGCTACATGAACATTCTTGATACTGCGTGGCCGCGTAACCGATACACGCTTCCGTATTACCCTGGGCTTCGGTACATCAGCTAA
- a CDS encoding nitrite transporter — translation MFDPDKYRSVTWLKGGRVYPELDCFGIVNEIRRDIGFSEWPDFSGVTKDGNGLDREARKLMLSLEKCEPCAGAGVACYSGAAVTHVGIVVEINGLLHVAECNPGTNVTFLPLSRFRRRFVKVEFWQ, via the coding sequence TTGTTTGATCCAGATAAATACCGTTCAGTCACCTGGCTGAAGGGTGGCCGCGTATATCCTGAACTTGACTGTTTCGGCATTGTGAATGAAATCCGCCGTGACATTGGCTTTTCTGAATGGCCTGATTTTTCAGGTGTAACTAAAGACGGGAACGGTCTCGACCGTGAAGCCAGAAAGCTAATGCTGTCTCTTGAGAAATGTGAGCCATGTGCAGGCGCAGGTGTTGCTTGCTATTCAGGGGCAGCAGTCACGCATGTGGGTATTGTGGTCGAAATTAACGGCCTTCTGCATGTGGCTGAATGCAATCCTGGCACCAACGTGACTTTTCTGCCGCTTTCCCGTTTCAGGCGTCGCTTTGTTAAAGTGGAGTTCTGGCAGTGA
- a CDS encoding host specificity factor TipJ family phage tail protein, giving the protein MTISIFPSRLPGEPLEVHQHGETTVHGWLTANVKGFHSDVAHPISIDVDGKQIPSSVWFECHISPSSDVRIYPVPYGIETLAWIAVAVSVAAAAYSIFMMANMDTGSYTSSTGKSLDLNPAEANSAKLGDAIREVFGRTRIYPDYVVSPVTRFDSTDPTIMRVSMLICVGMGNFAFTDGDIRVGDTPASSLTGFNYTVYQPGANVSGDERSENWFSSTEVGGTSSGSGLDMAQTAPEADDIIADSMTVSGASVSFTGLDTDDDDDTDDDDEALPDSWVEGATVEIIAPTTFNVSSSSGYSVLASDFLSEINPYVGMPVTMTYGSIDYQLFIASYTPTQAAVPGSGGSAASVQASAAPTTYDFSTNTATFDVTWQGITYTVSLIADYVTMSGLVAAITEALEGSGLAAQDISGTVLITEPSSPYAGGSITTSSLPSGVFGASPVNTAGTASSGGSAAVTANVTLGYDSATGTAFTGVPTGQQRLSVSHRGYEYQIVSASGATATVQRLIDGVVDEAWPGFSSRTMIDYEASGINDNDTWMGPFLACPENETCDMFEVNFSFPSGICGFNSKGKKQSRTVEWEIQYRVYGSGTGWISHTGNYSLKNINGLGFTERITPSAAGLIEVRCRRLNEQGSDNARDSMYWQALRGRLLTRPSSYTGVTLMGVTVETGGKLAAQSDRRVNVVATRQYDTGTARTISGALLHVGNSLGLDMDEETIVALESAWWTPEADYFDFSSDSSGSDSSSALDILQKITNAGKSYFLLSDGLASVGREGVKTWTGIISPQETTDHLETSFSAPSDDDYDGVDVTYINGSTWAEETVQCRLPGNPTPTKIESYTLDGVLDQDKAYQIGMRRLMKYQRQRLTFTATTEMDALCYNVGDRIIFTDDIPGNKTVSCLAVAMATVDDVTTFTVSEPLDWSFDSPRAVLRYQDGTASGLMVATRVGDYQLSVPYLTAFDEIVMNDPAIEPPRLIFCDSSRVGYDALIAEIEPQSDGTCQVTANEYRDSFYSYDDAVYPGDTDSTSST; this is encoded by the coding sequence GTGACAATAAGCATATTTCCTTCCCGTCTCCCTGGTGAGCCTCTGGAGGTGCATCAGCATGGTGAAACAACAGTTCATGGCTGGTTGACTGCGAATGTTAAGGGATTTCACTCTGATGTAGCGCATCCCATCAGCATTGATGTTGACGGTAAACAGATACCATCATCTGTCTGGTTTGAGTGCCATATTTCGCCGTCCAGCGATGTGCGTATTTACCCGGTCCCTTACGGGATAGAAACACTGGCGTGGATAGCCGTGGCGGTGTCAGTAGCTGCGGCTGCGTATTCCATCTTTATGATGGCAAATATGGACACCGGTTCATATACATCATCAACCGGGAAAAGCCTGGACCTGAATCCGGCTGAGGCCAACTCAGCAAAACTTGGCGATGCGATCCGTGAGGTCTTTGGGCGGACCCGTATTTACCCGGATTATGTTGTTTCTCCCGTAACCCGATTTGATTCCACCGATCCCACTATCATGCGTGTCAGCATGTTGATCTGCGTCGGGATGGGTAATTTCGCGTTTACTGATGGTGATATCCGGGTAGGGGATACGCCAGCATCATCTCTCACGGGTTTCAATTATACCGTTTACCAGCCTGGTGCGAATGTTTCTGGTGATGAGCGCAGTGAAAACTGGTTTTCATCTACCGAAGTCGGAGGCACGTCATCAGGCTCAGGGCTGGATATGGCGCAGACTGCCCCGGAAGCCGATGACATCATTGCAGACAGTATGACGGTTTCCGGTGCCAGCGTGTCCTTCACCGGCCTTGATACTGATGATGACGATGATACGGACGATGATGATGAAGCACTGCCGGATTCGTGGGTAGAGGGGGCGACCGTTGAGATTATTGCGCCGACGACCTTCAACGTCAGCTCATCTTCCGGTTACAGCGTGCTGGCGAGTGACTTCCTGTCTGAAATAAATCCATATGTTGGTATGCCGGTGACAATGACTTACGGCAGCATCGATTATCAGCTTTTTATTGCCAGCTATACACCGACACAGGCAGCCGTTCCAGGCTCGGGTGGGAGCGCGGCATCTGTTCAGGCCAGCGCAGCGCCGACAACGTATGATTTTTCGACAAATACAGCCACGTTTGACGTGACCTGGCAGGGTATAACTTACACCGTATCCCTGATAGCTGATTACGTCACGATGTCCGGTCTGGTTGCGGCCATTACCGAAGCGCTGGAAGGTTCCGGACTGGCCGCGCAGGACATCAGCGGTACGGTGCTGATCACTGAGCCATCAAGCCCCTATGCTGGCGGCAGCATCACGACATCGTCACTACCATCAGGCGTATTCGGAGCATCCCCTGTAAACACGGCTGGTACAGCATCATCGGGCGGCAGTGCTGCAGTAACGGCTAATGTCACTCTGGGTTACGACAGCGCTACCGGCACAGCATTTACCGGCGTTCCAACCGGCCAGCAGCGTCTGTCAGTTTCCCATCGTGGTTATGAATACCAGATTGTTTCTGCCTCCGGGGCCACAGCTACAGTTCAGCGCCTGATAGATGGTGTGGTTGATGAGGCATGGCCCGGTTTTTCGTCCAGGACGATGATCGATTATGAAGCCAGCGGCATCAATGATAACGATACCTGGATGGGACCTTTTCTGGCCTGCCCTGAAAATGAAACCTGCGATATGTTTGAGGTGAATTTTTCATTTCCGAGTGGCATATGTGGATTTAACAGCAAAGGGAAAAAGCAGAGCCGTACCGTAGAGTGGGAAATTCAGTATCGTGTCTATGGCTCGGGCACCGGATGGATCAGCCATACCGGTAATTACAGTCTTAAGAACATCAACGGACTGGGGTTCACGGAGAGAATTACACCGTCTGCTGCGGGTCTGATTGAAGTTCGCTGTCGCAGGCTGAATGAGCAGGGAAGCGATAACGCCCGTGATTCGATGTACTGGCAGGCATTACGTGGGCGACTGCTTACCAGGCCATCATCTTATACAGGCGTAACACTTATGGGTGTCACCGTTGAAACGGGTGGAAAGCTGGCCGCACAGTCAGACAGACGGGTTAACGTAGTCGCGACGCGACAGTATGACACCGGAACGGCAAGAACGATCTCCGGCGCTCTATTGCACGTTGGTAATTCGCTGGGTCTTGATATGGATGAGGAAACCATTGTGGCGCTGGAATCAGCTTGGTGGACTCCCGAAGCGGATTATTTTGATTTCTCTTCCGATTCATCCGGTTCCGACTCATCGTCAGCTCTCGACATTCTTCAGAAAATCACGAACGCGGGTAAAAGTTATTTCCTGTTAAGTGATGGACTGGCATCGGTAGGACGTGAAGGGGTGAAAACCTGGACCGGAATTATCAGCCCACAGGAAACCACCGACCACCTTGAAACCTCTTTTTCTGCCCCTTCGGATGATGATTATGATGGTGTTGATGTAACCTACATCAACGGCAGTACCTGGGCAGAGGAAACCGTGCAATGCCGGTTGCCGGGGAATCCAACACCGACAAAGATCGAGTCCTATACCCTTGATGGCGTGTTAGATCAGGATAAAGCCTATCAGATTGGCATGCGCCGCCTGATGAAATATCAGCGGCAACGACTGACGTTCACGGCCACAACTGAAATGGATGCGCTCTGCTACAACGTTGGCGATCGCATCATCTTCACGGACGATATTCCGGGAAATAAAACGGTTTCATGCCTCGCTGTTGCAATGGCCACTGTGGATGACGTAACGACATTTACTGTCAGTGAACCGCTGGACTGGTCTTTTGATAGTCCGCGTGCAGTTCTACGCTACCAGGACGGAACAGCATCTGGGCTTATGGTGGCTACCAGAGTAGGGGATTATCAACTGTCGGTGCCTTATCTTACGGCATTCGATGAAATTGTTATGAATGATCCGGCCATTGAGCCACCGAGGCTGATTTTCTGTGATTCTTCCCGTGTCGGGTATGACGCGCTAATCGCTGAAATAGAGCCTCAGTCTGATGGAACATGCCAGGTAACAGCAAACGAATACCGCGATAGCTTCTACAGCTATGACGATGCTGTATACCCCGGCGACACCGATTCAACGTCCTCAACCTGA
- a CDS encoding DNA polymerase V has protein sequence MPRDYEIMIAFRQAIKRDASGRFTISTLDFVQELDRLNWHYTLRAANKWIETHTTTFRDISTSEGEERLFQVFNPNGGI, from the coding sequence ATGCCACGCGACTATGAAATCATGATTGCCTTCAGACAGGCGATAAAACGCGATGCCTCTGGCCGCTTCACTATCAGCACTCTCGACTTTGTGCAGGAACTCGACCGGCTAAACTGGCATTACACGCTGCGAGCCGCCAATAAGTGGATCGAGACGCATACAACCACTTTCCGTGATATCTCCACTTCAGAGGGGGAAGAACGTCTGTTTCAGGTGTTCAACCCGAACGGAGGGATATGA